The genomic DNA TGCCATGGTCTTCGATTGAAATTTATCAATCTGATCCTGCAAATAGTTGTAGATCAGTACGTAGTACGCGTAGGTGCCCAAATCGCCCATTACAATTGCCCCAGTTCAATGTGTGGAACGATGCGCTCAACAAACGTCTGCGCCATCTGCCCGTTACCGTAAGCCCGCATCACTATTTGATGGCCAACGCGCCAGCAAGCACACCTACCTGCACCACGTTGCCGAGAATGCTGTTGCTGCCTTTCATCGCGACGTGAGACAGAATCGCCTGCTGCTGATTGAGCGCCTTGATCAGCGCTTCGTCGCCGGCGATCGCCGCCTGCCAGTCGTTCATGCTTTTGGCAACCGTAGCCGAATAAGTCGCAGCCTGCGTGGTGGCGCCGTTGGTTTTGCCCAACGTGTCCACGGAATTGGCCAGATCGTTGAGCTTCTGCAAGGTACCGCCGTACTGGTTCAGCTGGTTCACAATGAACACCGTCCTGTTGTACTCGTCCACCTGGAGAGTAACGATGCTCGCGCAAATCTGCTGCTGGCTGACCACGATGGGCTTGCTCATGCTGATGCTCGAAGCGATCGACGTGATCAACCCCTGTATGCCCGGCGTACCCGGGCAGTTCTGATCGATCAGCTCGCTAGGATCGGTAATAACCGTCAGCGTATTGGGCATAAATGAAATATTGGTGCCCAGACCCTGCACTTTCATCAGCAGTTGCTCGTACTGCTGGATTTCCTGGTTGTACTGGTCCAGCTGGGTGGCGTATTGCGAGATCTGCTTCGCAATCGACGTCGGATCTTCGACGATCACCTGGGCATGAACACCGGCTCCAACAAACAGCAGGCCTAAGAAACAGAAAACACGCACCAGGCCGGTCTTGCGAGAAAGAGCAACGACCCGCTCCATGTAGGATGAAGAAATACCCATGGTGTTCTCCTAATCAGTGCCGAAATTTCTTACTGTCGTTTAGTGACTGGTCTGGCGCGTCGCTTAAAGCGTAGTGACTCACTGACCGGAAGCATCGATCACTCTGGCGTAGCTGCTGTTACGCGACCGGCACTCAGCGACACCGTCGCGTCCAGTCATAGCTGCGCACAGTTTGTTTAAATCAAACGTATAAACCCCTGACCCTGCCCACGCATGATGGCTGGATCGGGTGACCACCCGTCCAACCCCCTGTAACCGAGCCTTTCGCTTAATAGTTAAGCACGGATCCTTGTGACTTGGCTAGCGCACTGATGTGACGGAGTCAACCGGCCTCCCGGCGCGTCCAGCTCGTGCAAATGCAATCCGTTGTGACGTCTTTTAGCAATGTAATTTTAAAGAGTGTCAGCGCCTCATCCTAGTAGGAAAAAACGTTTTACTTTGTAGGGATAGGACTACAAAACGCACCACATCGTTGTGTGCTCTCATATCCGTGATGGAACAGATACGCGCTATTTGAGAACTGGATCACGAAAAGTGCCGTATCGCGGAAACTCGGGCTCCCTTGCCGGGGTTTAACGGACAATGTGACGTCAGCTCATTGCGTGAATGGTTAGGCCGGAAGCGCGCCCTCAAAGCCTTCCGGCACTTTACTTGATTCCATGGCGGGTATTACTCTTCCGCCATCTGTGAGTGGACCACTCACAAGCGAAGATCGCAGCCAAGGCTTTCGGGGGGCGCGAATTCGCAGGGGATTCAAAGCGTTTAAACAGGTATCGGAGGCGCCATCGCCACGGAGAGCCAGGAAGGAATCTGCGCCGATTTACGCTAGTGCAACTTTGAAAGAAGCCATTTTGGATTTTGTGAAATCCTTTGCGGGCAATGGGTTCAAAAGCGAAACTAAAGAACCACGGTAACGTGGCAACGGTTCGCCGGAATTCATCGCACGCCTGGGCTTTATGGACGAAGGTTTCCCTCGTTGGGACTCCTCATTACCCGACACGTCGGAGGCATTCCTTGAAACTGCGTACCCTGCTTACCACGCTCGCCCTCGGCGCAGCCGCCAGCCTGACCAGCGCACCTGTCCTTGCGCAAATGGTTCCCTGCAATAGCTATACCTGCATGGCCGGCATGTCCGGCGACGGCGCTACCGGTGGACCCGGCTGCGAACCGGCGACCCAAGCCTTTTTCAGCATTGTCATCTACGACGAAGAAGGCATCGATTTTCCGGCGACGGCACTCGCTCGGCAGACTTATCTGATGACCTGCCCCGGCGCGACGACTGGCACCAACCTGGGTATTCTGGAAGCCATCATTGCCGAATGGGGCATGGTCGTTTATTGAGCCCTGAACCGATCGGGGCCTGGGCACAAGACCCAAGCCCTAGTCTGTCGGATGCCGTATTGCGGCATTCAGAATGTTTAAAACATTATCGAGCCATAAATAAAATGCAATACATCGGCGATGTATTGCATTTTTGTTTTAGCTAAATACTCGTTTTAAACGTTGAACAGGAAGTGCAATACGTCGCCTTCCTTGACGATATATTCCTTGCCTTCCTTGCGCAGCCGCCCGGCTGCCGCCGCACCCGACTCGCCCTTGTACTGGATGAAGTCGTCGTAGCCGATGGTTTCGGCGCGAATGAAGCCCTTTTCGAAATCGGTATGGATGACGCCCGCGGCCTGCGGCGCGGTGGATCCGGCCTTGACCGTCCAGGCGCGCACTTCCTTCACGCCCGCAGTGAAATAAGTCTGCAGCCCTAGCAGCTTGTAGCCCGCACGAATCACTCGATTCAGACCCGGCTCTTCCAGGCCATAGCTGGCCAGCATCTCGTCACGATCTGCGTCGTCGAGTTGCGAAAGCTCTTCTTCGATCGCAGCGCATACCGGCACCACCTCGGCACCTTCGGCTGCGGCACGCGCGCGCACGGCATCGAGATGCGGGTTGTTTTCGAAGCCGTCCTCGCGCACGTTGGCGATGTACATCAGCGGCTTGAGCGTCAGCAGGAAGAGATCGCGCACCAGCGCTTTTTCTTCATCGTCCAGACCCAGGCTGCGGGCAGACTTACCTTCATTGAGGCCCGTGGCGAGCTTCTGCAGCACCGGCTTCTTTGCCACCGCATCCTTGTCGTTTGCCTTGGCCGCGCGCTCGGCGCGATTGAGCGCTTTCTCGACCGAATCCAGGTCCGCCAGCGCAAGCTCGGTATCGATGGTTTCGATATCGGCGATCGGGTCGACCTTGCCGGCGACGTGCACGATGTCGGTGTGTTCGAAGCAGCGCACTACATGCGCGATCGCATCGACTTCGCGGATATGCGCCAGGAACTTGTTGCCCAGCCCTTCACCCTTGGACGCCCCGGCAACCAGGCCGGCGATGTCGACGAATTCGACCGCAGTGGGGATCAACTTCTGCGGCTTGACGATCTCGGCCAGCGCATTCAGGCGCGGATCGGGCACCGGCACCACGCCGACATTCGGCTCGATGGTGCAGAACGGGAAGTTCGCCGCGGCAATACCGGCCTTGGTCAGTGCATTGAACAGAGTGGACTTGCCGACGTTAGGCAGGCCGACGATGCCGCATTTGATGCCCATGTTTGGTCCGTCAGGTCGGCCGCTAGCGTGGCCGAGCAATTTTAAGGAGTAAGGAGTTAGTGGTGAGGAGCAAGGAGATAGAGCTATGGAACGTGCCCAGTCCGCTATTCTAGCCTAGACGGCACAGCACCCGACCTCAGCTCGCGCATGCGCGCGGCCTCACTTCGGCGTGTGCAGCTGCTGCATGGCCTTGTCGAATTGGCCGATCGCCGCCAGCGGCAACACATCGATGGCCCGGCCGATGCCATCCAGCATCGCGTCCTCATCGCTCGCCGAAGGCCGCCCCAGCACCCAGGACGTGACCTTGTCCTTGTGACCCGGATGGCCGATACCGACGCGCAGGCGATGGAACTTGGCGTGGCCGAGATGGGCGACGATGTCGCGCAGGCCGTTCTGGCCGCCATGGCCGCCATCGAACTTCAAGCGCACGGTGCCGGGATCGAGGTCGAGCTCGTCGTGTGCCACCAGGCACTCTTCGGGTTCGATCTTGTAATAGCGCAACGCCGATGCCACGGCGATGCCGCTTTTATTCATGAAGGTGGCGGGCTTGAGCAGCCAGATGGCTTCGCCGCCGATGCGGACCTTGCAGGTCTCGCCATGCAGCTTGCCGTCGAAGCCGAAGCGCTCGCCCTGCCCCGATGCCAGGGCATCAACAAACCAGAACCCGGCGTTGTGCCGGGTTCTGAGATATTCGGTACCGGGATTGCCCAGCCCGACGATAAGACGCAGACCCGCCATGGCGAGCGAAGCAGACACGCCATTGCCCCGGCCTCAAGGTGAGGCCGGGACAGCGTGTCTTACTTCTTGGCGTCCTTGTTGGCGTCCGCAGCCGGAGCGTCGGCAGCGCCTTCAGCCGGAGCGGCATCGACTTCTTCCTGCACCGAGTAAGCGGTGACGACGGCGATGTCGTGGTCGGCGCCCAGCGCGAGAGCCGGGATTTCGACATTGGCCGGCAGCTTGAGCTGCGACAGATGGATGATGT from Dyella sp. GSA-30 includes the following:
- the ychF gene encoding redox-regulated ATPase YchF, which gives rise to MGIKCGIVGLPNVGKSTLFNALTKAGIAAANFPFCTIEPNVGVVPVPDPRLNALAEIVKPQKLIPTAVEFVDIAGLVAGASKGEGLGNKFLAHIREVDAIAHVVRCFEHTDIVHVAGKVDPIADIETIDTELALADLDSVEKALNRAERAAKANDKDAVAKKPVLQKLATGLNEGKSARSLGLDDEEKALVRDLFLLTLKPLMYIANVREDGFENNPHLDAVRARAAAEGAEVVPVCAAIEEELSQLDDADRDEMLASYGLEEPGLNRVIRAGYKLLGLQTYFTAGVKEVRAWTVKAGSTAPQAAGVIHTDFEKGFIRAETIGYDDFIQYKGESGAAAAGRLRKEGKEYIVKEGDVLHFLFNV
- the pth gene encoding aminoacyl-tRNA hydrolase; protein product: MAGLRLIVGLGNPGTEYLRTRHNAGFWFVDALASGQGERFGFDGKLHGETCKVRIGGEAIWLLKPATFMNKSGIAVASALRYYKIEPEECLVAHDELDLDPGTVRLKFDGGHGGQNGLRDIVAHLGHAKFHRLRVGIGHPGHKDKVTSWVLGRPSASDEDAMLDGIGRAIDVLPLAAIGQFDKAMQQLHTPK